The DNA region ACGAGGTCCTCGCTCTTGTCCGGAGTCAGGACGGTGTACGTCTCATTCTGCAGACATCTCATGCGGGACACCTGTGCAGGGTCCGAGTGGGAGAGCCAGGAGCCAGAGGTGTCAGAAGTCCAGATcccagggcgggggcgggggcgggcgtgGTTGCAGGGAGTGCAGGAAAAGTCAGGGAAGGCGGAAGCTCAGAtgtggcttttttaaaaagcagccagACACACCACATAGCCTGAACCCCTCCTTTTAGAAATGAGGAGCCCGGGGCTGGAGAGGAAGTGACTTGGCTCAGACGAGTCAGTGAGTAAGAGCAGGAGGCAGGACTGACATCTAGACCTCTCTGACCAACCAGGCTGGGGGTTCTTCCCTCCCAGTGTGTCCCCAGGGCTTCTTATGGCAGCCTCCCCTTTCCACCCCCATCCCGGAACCCTtggcctgggggcctgggagggCTGCTCACCTGTGGCTGGAGGAGTAGGGACAGAGCTCCGGGGGACACACCTGCTcttcacacccccacccccatgctcAGATGGATGCCACGGCTCGGGGTGTGTGGGGGAGGTGGAAAGGTGGTCAGAACAGGTCAGCGTGCAGTGACCCATGGAGGGGCtgatgggggtggtgggagcaGCAGGAGGTGGCTCACCTTCCGGTCCCTGTTTCTCATCATACACTGCTGGCTTTTGAAGGCACAGTAGTTGGGGTACTGCACATATTCCGTGTCACAGATCTAAGGCAGGAGCGGGGGATGGGAGGTGGAAGACTTCAGAAGCCTCAGAGCCCTTCATAGCGCCCCCGACGGCAGAAACCAGGGCAGAGAACCAGACCCTCTGCACCGGGGTGTCCCCTTCAGTGTCACCCTGTGTCTGGGAAGAAGCTGGGAGCTGAAACTAGGAAGGGGCTGCTCTGCCGGTCAGCAGGCTGCGAAAGCAGCTGAGAGGACCGGGGAAGTGAGTACCAAGGGTCCAGATCGTGGAAGGGTCCCAAGTGGCAGTCCCATCTCAGGGAGCCTCCTGGGGACGGCTTAGGATGGAAGAGGTGGAAGTGTTTCTAATGTGCGACCCTGGGTGGAGCCACTTCCCTCTGTGGCCCTCACCACCCCACCCATAAACCCAGGGAAACAGCTGAGATGGTCTAAGGCCCCGTCCAGATCTAGGGACTCAGGGAGGAAAGCTAGGCGGAGGCCCTTCTGCTCAGCTAAAAGCCCTTTCTTAAGTAGTCTCAACTTGTCCTGGTCTTgattgttttctgttaaaccacagaaggcgggggttgggggagtgAGGGAGGCGGTGCTGGCTCTTAGCTACAACAGGTTGACCCACAGGGGAGGTGACTGCGGAGGGAGTAAAGCTGATCCCATTGAGAGGGAAAGCACTGGAAGATTCGGGAAGGAGCCTACAGACTAAGGCAGGGAAGCACTGGATCACTGTCAGCGGCACTTCAGGCATCACCCAGAAGTTTGTCTTAGGAATGAGGCCTCCCACTCCCACCCACCAAGGGTAACTGGCAGAGATGGGACCAGACCTGTCTCGTGTCCCCAAGTCCTGTACCCTCCAGCTTCCCGGATTGCTAGTCCTTTGCTAAACACAATCCTGGTCTCCTGGGGGCCCAGGGGAggcggagggaggggggagggtgttggggagggggaaggggagtcTGCTGGAAAGAGGCAGGAGGCTCAGTGAGGAGCAGCTCTCAGAAGCCAGGGCCCCAaggcgccccccaccccacatcctAGGGTTCCCCAGAGCGAGGGACTAGGAGGAAGCGTGGTGAGTGGGGTGGGGCTGACCCTGGTGGGGAAGTCTCCATCCTGGAAGCTCAGGAACTCAGTCTGGAGCCAGCTGGCCACTCGGTTGTCTTCGCAGCCCTTAGTGGCCAGCCTGGCACACCAGAAGTCCATGCGCAGCCCGCCGTACAAGTCCAGCCCGTAAAAGCGGCCCGATTTCAGGCTCCCTATCTGTGGCACGGGGCACAGGAGAGAGGTGGGCACCCTGCTCACCCCCTCAGCCCCCGGTTGCCCGACCTTGCCTAAagccctaccccccacccccaccgccaccACTGCAGCCCACCCAGCTGGGTCGGTACCTGGGTGCCAATGGTCATGCTCTGGGAGGCAAGCAGGGGGCTGACAAAGGGTGTTTTGTGGGAGCTGTCGCACTGCTGTCGCTGCAGGTTGGCCTCCGAGTGGCACTGCTCCAGCTTCAGTGAGCAGAAGTCACAGAGGGTACACGCGGCTAAGTGTCGCCGCCCCAGACTGTCACAGACCTGCGGAGGGGTGCGGCTGAGGGCCTGAGGCTGAAGTCCCACGCCCCCAACGAAGGTCCCCGCATTAAGCCTTTTCCAGAAGCTCCTCTGGCTTTTCCCAAACCCCCTACCCAAGGTCCTCCCCTCAAGGACCTCCCATCAGCTCTCTatttcttccccctcctccaggatGGTTTATTTCCTCACAAACAATCTTCATCTTCTTGCAGGTGACACCCAAGCCTCTATCATCCGTTCTAATCTCTTTCCTGAGCTCTGAATCCTCATGGCCAAGTGCCTGACAGATGTCTAACTTTGCCTAACTGAAAGAGGCTCACcgtcctcccttcctctctgctaATGATAATGCTAATATTTACAAAGAGCTGGCACGGTGCTGCATGCCATGGCTGATAAATGCCTTCATCTTATTTGGTCTTCCTAGGAATAGAATAGCTACTAAGCATGGCTCCATTTGCCtgccaggaaactgaggctccccGAGGCTGAGTCACTTGCTCAAACACACATCGAGTGCATGATGGACCTGGGACACTGGTCTGGCTGCTTCCAACTCaaaacccaggtcctctgctggAGCACCTGGGTTCAGAGCCTCCAAGTTCTTGGAGGACCTTCTTAGATGTGGAGCCGCCCATCTCCCTGTGGGGCTGTCCGCCCTGAGTGAGTCTCCTCAGGAAGATCTCGCTCGGCAGGATCTCCAGGCCGTCCGGTCAGCGCATCACAGTCACACAATCTCTTGCTCGCTCCTCATAACAGCTCATGGGGGAGGCATCATCAGGTCCCTAACCCCAAATCATAACTGAATTCCCCTTTCCTACCAAATGAAATACAACGGTTCGGACTGCCATTCGGGATTATTCACATCATGGCCTCTTTGACTCTGTTTCCAGGTAAAATGGGCTCCTTACTGTTCTTTCAACCAAGCCCTAAAATCCAATGAGCTCTCCAGTAGTCCTGAACTTCCTACGTGCGGTCCACCTCCACCAAAAAATAACTCTGTTTCTATCACCTACCATCCCACACTCCTTTCGTATAATGCTACTCAATCTCAGCTCCCTGAGAGCGGGAGGAAGAGTAACAGTGTGCTCATTCTTGGTCCTTCGTggaatttcttctctctttcctctgagcCTTTGCACACAGTAGTCTCTCTAGCAGGAACCTTCTACCAACCCCTTCTTCTGCCTGGTTAACTTCTTTTATCTCCAGGTCTCAGGTCATCAGTTCCTCTAAGAGGCATTCTCCAATCCTGCCCCAGCATGACTTTTGTGCTCGCCATCTGCTCTCTGAACTTTAGACTTATCCGTCATGCGTCGATCCCTGTCACACTGGTCTCCATTTTGTCCCTCTCTCCCAGTGGACtccaggaggacagaggatcGGATCTTGTTGCACTCATCGCTAAATTACCTAGGACAGAATTGCTAGTGTCTCAAATACCTAGCCAGATCAATATCTGTTGAATAGACAGATGCATGGATGGCATGCCAGCTCTTAGCACACATTTGCTAACGTGCTTTTGGAAAGTCCTACACTTCTTGGAAATAGAATTTGCTGGGTTATGAGGACATATCAAGATTGGGATCTCTCTACAGAGCCCTGGAACGGGTTCTAGGATCCCTCCTGGAAGAAGAGCTGTATCTAAGGTACAGCCACATCCTGCGGTTGGTGAACTGACTGGACATGACTcaagcttagcaactgaaccacagaaGGAATTCTGGCCAGGAATAGATTCCAGACTCtgtcttgagcctccttcctttTAGGGGAGCTGGAAATGTCTTTCCAAGAAGGGGTTCTCACTTGGAGAGTTTTTCAGGCTTTCTGTGGTCCCGCCCATCCTCTACTCCCTAGGCCCGTGAACTTGGAGCCAGTGAACAGCTCAGTGGGCATACCGATATCCCAAAACCAAGGATCTCATTTTCCAAGTACTGCCAGGCCTTGGCTGTCGGGGTTATGACGCAGGTGTTCTCCACAATCGAGTAGCACAGGGTCAGCAAGGCCTCCACGTGGGGCAGCTGTAGCAGGCTGCAAAAAGACCAAGATGGCACCACTGCAGGGGATGGGCCAGAGGGCCAGGGCAGACAGCCATGCCTACTCGATCCCCACTGCCCTTACCATCCAGTCTTAGTCACATGCACTCAGCATGCTGGAGGTGAGAGGCCTCCAGATTAACCgcctccttttacagatgaggaactgagacccagaaagggGAAATGAAATTTGCAGTGCTCATCAGAGGCAGAGTGAAACCCAGAACCCAAGTCTGGTAGCTCTAGCTTCAGGGTTAACCCCATGCCAGGTAGAGATGGGCATCTAGGACAGTGCTTAAGCCACAGAGCAGGTGAGGCGGGCAGCCGCTGGGTGCACCCAAAGCCCAAGCAGATCTGGGTGGGTCTGAGGCCAAGGCTGGCCAAGTGGGCTTCTCATCCCCAAAGGCAGAAGGAAGGGTGGGGCCGGTGGGGGAGACAGAACGTCCAGTACCTGCCGGGGCTCTGGGATCTCCAGATGGTCTCCCCGTCATACAcgtcattcatttcattcatctCCTGCGCCGATCGGATAAGCTCCTGGAGGTTCTCCATCAACATGGGAGTAGACTCCACTTCCCGCACCCGGGGAGTGAAGGAGAAAGGGTTGGAGGACACAAGTTCAGACCGAAACTTGGGCTCTGGGTCTGCCTGCAGCCTAGACACCGACTCCAGCGCCTCCTCTGTGCCCTGGccctcctgcttctcctcctcctgctcctcctcctgctcctcttgctcctgcccttcctcctgcTTGTGCTCCTGCCCCCGCTCCTGCTTGTGCTCCTGCCCCTGCTCCTGTTTGGGCTCCTGCCCTTGCTCCTGGCCGCCCAAGGACAAGGAGGACTGGAGCAGCTCCTCCACATTGCTGTTCAACCGCTCGGGCCAGGGCTGGAAGACCTGTCGTTCGGTGGCTGCAACAGGGTTTGCGAGGGAccaagagagagaagggaaagggaaggttAGGCTTCTGGCATTCCGTCTTTGCAGAGGGACACACATAAACATGTAaaggcacacaaacacacacataaacacataagcacactaaaaacacacaaacacataagcacacacaaaccgacacataaacacaaaagcacacagacacacataaacaca from Bos mutus isolate GX-2022 chromosome 5, NWIPB_WYAK_1.1, whole genome shotgun sequence includes:
- the ACRBP gene encoding acrosin-binding protein isoform X2 — encoded protein: MRHLAAGSFLSLLRVLLLPLAPAPAQDSASTSTPGSPLSPTEYERFFALLTPTWKAETTCRLRATHGCRNPTLVQLDQYENHGLVPDGAVCSDLPYASWFESFCQFTQYRCSNHVYYAKRVRCSQPVSILSPNTLKEVDSSPEVPPPTTATSPKSSHVTATERQVFQPWPERLNSNVEELLQSSLSLGGQEQGQEPKQEQGQEHKQERGQEHKQEEGQEQEEQEEEQEEEKQEGQGTEEALESVSRLQADPEPKFRSELVSSNPFSFTPRVREVESTPMLMENLQELIRSAQEMNEMNDVYDGETIWRSQSPGSLLQLPHVEALLTLCYSIVENTCVITPTAKAWQYLENEILGFGISVCDSLGRRHLAACTLCDFCSLKLEQCHSEANLQRQQCDSSHKTPFVSPLLASQSMTIGTQICDTEYVQYPNYCAFKSQQCMMRNRDRKVSRMRCLQNETYTVLTPDKSEDLVLRWSQEFSTLTLGQAG
- the ACRBP gene encoding acrosin-binding protein isoform X1; amino-acid sequence: MRHLAAGSFLSLLRVLLLPLAPAPAQDSASTSTPGSPLSPTEYERFFALLTPTWKAETTCRLRATHGCRNPTLVQLDQYENHGLVPDGAVCSDLPYASWFESFCQFTQYRCSNHVYYAKRVRCSQPVSILSPNTLKEVDSSPEVPPPTTATSPKSSHVTATERQVFQPWPERLNSNVEELLQSSLSLGGQEQGQEPKQEQGQEHKQERGQEHKQEEGQEQEEQEEEQEEEKQEGQGTEEALESVSRLQADPEPKFRSELVSSNPFSFTPRVREVESTPMLMENLQELIRSAQEMNEMNDVYDGETIWRSQSPGSLLQLPHVEALLTLCYSIVENTCVITPTAKAWQYLENEILGFGISVCDSLGRRHLAACTLCDFCSLKLEQCHSEANLQRQQCDSSHKTPFVSPLLASQSMTIGTQIGSLKSGRFYGLDLYGGLRMDFWCARLATKGCEDNRVASWLQTEFLSFQDGDFPTRICDTEYVQYPNYCAFKSQQCMMRNRDRKVSRMRCLQNETYTVLTPDKSEDLVLRWSQEFSTLTLGQAG